The Triticum aestivum cultivar Chinese Spring chromosome 3A, IWGSC CS RefSeq v2.1, whole genome shotgun sequence genome includes a region encoding these proteins:
- the LOC123061728 gene encoding uncharacterized protein, which yields MAPLSQPVGAAMSALERSGDNGPPPHQPPAAAAAPAPSASLTDPRVPRSSRQPAPASRFRAENGGRARVPRESPPLLGSVATRQPSVSGGASGQLLESQALIPEALLVLSDLAAAPTLPSPPQAGRVPAPGVGLVVVLDSRPASWCAVNDDEVQTEELVPQPLPDGSAGDAHLQLGCSVVKDVEDIEGLTEGCDDEKTPQKLLGPSSESACIGISAATAALEAEAGWEHVERGHRSGRGAPPVPSREGLERSLAFKRWARGRCFRCLERGHQVRACHDPFRCIRCRRPGHRERFCRAHSPVARDRSSVARVSSPVSQAHHQRSRSPFVQPCSSLTRCWAEVVSNSSLHVSVPPRSQSRCRQDSNVSAFLVSALESQFALLRTELL from the coding sequence ATGGCTCCTCTCTCCCAGCCCGTGGGAGCAGCCATGTCTGCATTGGAACGCTCTGGCGACAACGGCCCTCCGCCCCACCAGCCCCCTGCGGCGGCCGCCGCTCCGGCCCCGTCGGCCTCCCTCACGGATCCGCGCGTCCCCCGTAGCTCGCGGCAGCCTGCACCCGCGAGCAGGTTCAGAGCGGAGAATGGGGGGCGTGCGCGGGTTCCCCGCGAGTCTCCTCCCCTGCTCGGGTCGGTGGCCACCCGGCAGCCCTCCGTCTCTGGCGGCGCTTCCGGTCAGTTGCTGGAGTCCCAGGCTTTGATCCCCGAGGCTCTCCTTGTTCTATCGGATCTGGCGGCGGCCCCAACGCTACCTTCGCCACCTCAGGCGGGCCGAGTCCCTGCACCCGGCGTTGGCTTGGTGGTGGTGCTCGACTCCAGGCCTGCTTCCTGGTGCGCTGTCAATGATGATGAGGTCCAGACTGAGGAGTTGGTTCCACAGCCGTTGCCCGACGGGTCTGCCGGCGATGCACATCTCCAGCTTGGTTGCTCTGTTGTGAAGGATGTGGAAGATATTGAGGGCCTCACTGAAGGATGTGATGACGAGAAGACACCACAGAAGCTGCTTGGTCCATCTTCAGAGTCGGCTTGCATCGGCATCTCTGCTGCCACTGCTGCTCTTGAAGCGGAGGCTGGCTGGGAGCATGTGGAACGGGGACACCGTTCCGGCCGGGGTGCTCCCCCTGTGCCGTCGAGAGAAGGTCTTGAGCGTAGCCTCGCCTTCAAGCGTTGGGCTCGAGGAAGGTGCTTTCGTTGCCTCGAGCGTGGCCATCAAGTCCGTGCATGTCATGATCCATTCAGATGCATACGCTGTCGTCGCCCTGGTCATCGTGAGAGGTTTTGTCGTGCTCACTCTCCGGTTGCTCGGGATCGCTCTTCGGTCGCCCGCGTGAGCTCTCCGGTCTCTCAAGCTCATCACCAGCGGAGCCGCTCCCCATTTGTCCAGCCTTGTTCTTCGCTAACCAGGTGTTGGGCAGAGGTCGTGAGCAACTCGTCGCTGCATGTGTCGGTGCCGCCAAGGTCCCAATCTAGGTGTCGCCAGGATTCCAATGTTAGTGCCTTTTTGGTCTCTGCTTTGGAGTCCCAGTTTGCTTTGCTACGTACGGAGCTCCTTTAG
- the LOC123061727 gene encoding protein PLASTID MOVEMENT IMPAIRED 1-RELATED 1, with amino-acid sequence MSSRRPPADRAAEAGDAALARDIVTLHKALSLDPSRRRRSLPLPAAPSAAADQARHKPKLKPSSSTRKLLPSASYSSSVSTSSSSSSSSFWKKSLTAISHLGRRRLDCAFTLQVHSVDGLPTALDGSPISVHFRRMSACASTRPVAPALGAVAFEEPLTQRSPVYFSRGAKNAVKYEPRAFVVTVAASALELGKHEVDLTRLLPLSIDDLEEGGDSGFGKWSTSFRLSGVARGARLNVTFSCVLVGGGGEQHKGGEVAGLRRGSMARQVSVQSPSPVPARSRDVRVLHEVLPNTRPVKALPFVGDAGLDATKGETATVECEEDGSPQSKHCTSVEMRKGEGDLVHPEGDCHGSEFNVVEQGVEVTLEDPDQFKHVETANVNDQDEGFSGEANEEGTAKPALLIEDLAKEGTVEVKLEEELNDVALEMDDVGDKQDASVEAALLPTAAFEKDGELAADAELEVLEGIFNKFSIVEPEEFDSPIVEDKHSRRLSCIGAGDSCNSASKMSRSRSMDASSDFVANEFLDMLGIAHSPFGVTSDSDPESPRERLWKQFEKEALESGDCILGLDFEDEVEEPSCEDVAEDFDLSTIIREAELELQNVVPPIDTTFRAKSLEDEETEALMRQFGLNEKSFQSSPPGSRSGFGSPIALPPEQPLELPPLADGLGPFIQTEDGGFLRSMNPVLFKNAKNNCSLVMQASSPIVLPAEMGSGIMEILHGLASVGIEKLSMQANKLMPLEDVNGKMMQQLAWEASPALESSGRYDLLENHSFDALAAGASNAALGKKKKKERGADLSSSLGATSASEYVSLEDLAPLAMEKIEALSIEGLRIQSGMSEEEAPSNISAHPIGEISSLQGKSAENTLSLGLEGTAGLQLLDVKQAGGDVDGLMGLSITLDEWMRLDSGVVDEEEQFSDRTSKILAAHHAKPTDLLGEGQTADKKSRRSGRRWGLLGNNFTVALMVQLRDPLRNYEPVGTPMLSLIQVERVFIPPKPKIYSTVSEKGNSEQDYEEPNPEQVLDKVSVDEEKIEEDSVPQFKVTEVHVAGFKSEPEKTKPWGNQTQQQSGSRWLLGAGMGKGSKHPLMKSKATAKATKDAAVQQGDTLWSISSRVHGAGTRWGELTGSKRNPNILLQKDKRFR; translated from the exons ATGTCGTCGCGCCGCCCGCCGGCGGACCGCGCGGCCGAGGCGGGGGACGCGGCCCTCGCGCGCGACATCGTCACGCTCCACAAGGCCCTCTCCCTCgacccctcgcgccgccgccgctccctcccGCTCCCCGCCGCCCCATCTGCCGCCGCCGACCAGGCCCGCCACAAGCCCAAGCTCAAGCCCTCCTCCTCCACCCGCAAGCTCCTGCCCTCCGCCTCCTACTCCTCCTcggtctccacctcctcctcctcctcatcctcgtccttCTGGAAGAAGTCGTTGACGGCCATCTCGCACCTGGGCAGGCGCCGCCTTGACTGCGCCTTCACCCTGCAGGTGCACTCCGTCGACGGCCTCCCCACCGCGCTCGACGGCTCCCCGATCTCCGTCCACTTCCGCCGGATGTCCGCCTGCGCCTCCACCCGCCCCGTCGCGCCGGCCCTCGGCGCCGTCGCCTTCGAGGAGCCGCTCACGCAGCGCTCGCCCGTCTACTTCTCCCGCGGGGCCAAGAACGCGGTCAAGTACGAGCCGCGGGCCTTCGTCGTCACCGTCGCCGCCTCGGCGCTCGAGCTCGGCAAGCACGAGGTCGACCTCACCCGTTTGCTGCCGCTCTCCATCGACGACCTCGAGGAGGGCGGCGACTCCGGATTTGGGAAGTGGAGCACCAGCTTCCGGCTCTCTGGCGTTGCCCGCGGCGCGCGGCTCAATGTCACCTTCTCCTGCGTGCTCGTGGGCGGAGGTGGGGAGCAGCACAAGGGAGGGGAAGTGGCGGGGCTGAGACGGGGCTCCATGGCGCGGCAGGTGTCAGTGCAGTCCCCGTCACCAGTGCCGGCACGGAGCCGGGACGTGAGGGTGCTCCACGAGGTTTTGCCAAACACGAGGCCTGTAAAGGCCTTGCCCTTTGTTGGTGATGCCGGTCTTGATGCTACCAAGGGTGAGACGGCAACAGTAGAATGCGAGGAGGATGGTTCACCGCAGTCAAAGCATTGCACCTCAGTAGAgatgaggaagggagagggggactTGGTGCACCCAGAGGGTGATTGTCATGGTTCAGAGTTCAATGTGGTTGAGCAGGGAGTTGAGGTCACCCTCGAGGATCCAGACCAGTTCAAACATGTCGAGACTGCCAATGTGAATGATCAAGATGAGGGCTTTAGTGGTGAAGCTAATGAAGAGGGAACGGCCAAGCCTGCATTATTAATTGAAGATCTTGCTAAAGAGGGAACTGTTGAAGTGAAGTTGGAAGAGGAGCTCAATGATGTTGCTCTTGAAATGGACGATGTAGGAGACAAGCAGGATGCATCGGTCGAAGCGGCCTTGCTTCCTACTGCCGCATTTGAAAAAGATGGTGAGCTGGCAGCAGATGCAGAACTGGAGGTTCTGGAGGGTATATTCAACAAATTCTCAATTGTTGAGCCAGAGGAATTTGACTCACCAATTGTGGAAGATAAGCATTCTAGGCGATTGAGCTGCATTGGTGCGGGAGATAGTTGCAATTCCGCCAGTAAGATGAGCAGATCACGCAGCATGGATGCTTCATCCGATTTTGTTGCTAATGAGTTTTTGGATATGCTTGGGATAGCACATAGCCCATTTGGGGTAACCTCAGATAGTGATCCCGAGTCACCAAGAGAGCGGCTTTGGAAGCAGTTTGAAAAGGAAGCTCTAGAATCTGGGGACTGTATTCTTGGTTTGGATTTCGAAGATGAGGTGGAAGAACCTAGTtgtgaagatgttgcagaggattTCGATCTCTCCACAATCATACGCGAGGCTGAACTTGAGCTGCAGAATGTAGTTCCGCCCATAGACACCACATTTAGAGCCAAGTCACTGGAAGACGAGGAAACTGAAGCTTTGATGCGTCAATTTGGGCTAAATGAGAAGTCCTTCCAGTCTTCTCCACCTGGGAGTAGAAGTGGGTTTGGTAGCCCCATTGCCCTCCCACCTGAGCAGCCCCTTGAATTGCCACCTTTGGCTGATGGTTTGGGCCCATTTATTCAGACAGAGGATGGTGGATTTCTGCGGTCGATGAATCCAGTTCTTTTCAAGAATGCAAAGAACAATTGTAGCTTGGTCATGCAGGCTTCTTCTCCAATCGTACTGCCAGCAGAAATGGGCTCTGGAATTATGGAGATATTGCATGGTCTAGCTTCAGTTGGAATCGAAAAGCTATCAATGCAAGCAAACAAACTTATGCCCTTAGAAGATGTCAATGGCAAAATGATGCAGCAGCTTGCATGGGAGGCTTCTCCTGCTCTAGAGTCTTCAGGAAG ATATGACCTACTGGAGAATCATAGTTTTGATGCGTTGGCAGCAGGGGCCAGCAATGCTGCTttgggaaagaagaagaagaaagaaagaggtGCTGATCTGTCATCATCATTGGGTGCGACAAGTGCTTCAGAATATGTTTCACTTGAGGATCTTGCTCCATTAGCTATGGAAAAGATTGAAGCCCTTTCTATTGAGGGTCTGAGGATACAGTCTGGCATGTCCGAAGAAGAGGCACCATCCAATATCAGTGCCCACCCTATTGGAGAAATTTCATCTCTACAAGGAAAGTCCGCAGAGAATACTTTGTCACTTGGTTTGGAAGGAACTGCAGGATTGCAGCTTCTGGATGTTAAACAAGctggtggtgatgttgatggatTAATGGGCTTATCGATCACTCTAGATGAGTGGATGAGGCTTGATTCCGGAGTAGTGGATGAAGAGGAGCAGTTCAGTGACCGTACATCGAAAATACTTGCTGCCCACCATGCCAAACCAACGGACCTACTTGGTGAAGGCCAGACTGCAGACAAAAAGAGCAGGAGATCTGGTAGAAGATGGGGTTTGTTGGGGAACAACTTCACAGTTGCTCTCATGGTTCAATTGCGTGACCCGCTACGTAACTACGAGCCAGTTGGCACACCGATGCTTTCTTTGATTCAAGTTGAGAGGGTTTTTATTCCCCCAAAGCCCAAGATATACAGCACCGTTTCAGAGAAAGGTAACAGTGAGCAAGATTATGAGGAGCCCAATCCTGAGCAGGTTCTTGATAAAGTATCGGTCGATGAAGAAAAGATAGAGGAAGACTCTGTTCCCCAATTTAAAGTCACAGAAGTGCATGTGGCCGGTTTTAAGAGTGAGCCCGAGAAGACAAAACCGTGGGGTAATCAAACACAGCAGCAATCTGGTTCGAGATGGCTGCTAGGAGCTGGCATGGGCAAGGGCAGCAAGCATCCTCTGATGAAATCGAAAGCCACTGCAAAGGCCACGAAAGACGCAGCTGTTCAGCAAGGAGACACCCTGTGGAGCATTTCTTCACGTGTTCATGGAGCAGGGACAAGATGGGGCGAGTTAACAGGATCTAAGCGGAACCCTAATATCCTCCTCCAGAAGGATAAGAGATTCCGGTGA